One Bacteroidales bacterium genomic window, CCTCGCAGGATTGGAGAATATTGCAGCCAGTTCCATCACAAATCTATACATAGCCAATAATACCTCTTTATCCACTTGTGATGTGCAAAGCATCTGCGATTACCTGGTTGCGCCATCCGAAACGGACACAATTTCGAACAACGCTCCCGGCTGCAACAACCCGGAAGAAGTTATCGAAGAATGTATGGTTACTGTGGAGGAAATCACGCCACCGGAAAGTTTGTCCGTTTTCCCCAACCCCGCTAACGATCGGCTGACTGTTCAACTTATACTTGAAAAACCAGAACCCATTCACCTCACTGTGCTAAATGCCGCAGGACAACAGATGGCCTTGATAACCGATGATCAGCCAAAAGCAGGAGATTTCCGGACTGAGATTGACATTTCAAAATGGCCGGTGGGGGTTTATTTGTGCCTGGTGTGGGTTGGGCAGGAAACTTTGACACAGAAAATCATTAAAGTTCAATAAATGAATTTTAAAAAAACTGGAAACCATGAAAACTTTATTTTTATTCTTAGCAGCAATGATGATCCTGACTTATCAGACCAATGCCCAAAATCCGCAGTGGCTGAATTACACCAATGGTGATAATATCTTTGCCCTTGCGGAAGAGGGTGAATTTATATGGGTAGGTAATAATGGTGGAATGGTAAAACTCAATAAAACAAACGGAGAAACTACCTTTTACAATAAAGCAAATTCTGGCCTGCCTGTTAATGATGTTCGGTCAATAGCAATATCCGAAAACGGAACGAAATGGATTGGAACTTTTGGAAGCGGACTGGCAGCTTTTGACGGTATCAATTGGACAACCTACAGCACTACCAACTCTGGTCTGCCTGACGATTATATTGCGTCAATAGACATAGACCCAGATGGCACCAAGTGGATTGGTACCAAGGGTGGATTGGCAGCATTTGACGGCACAAACTGGACAACCTACAACACTTCCAACTCTGGCCTGCCTTATGACAATGTCCGTTCAATTGCCATAGATAAAAACGGCACGAAGTGGATTGGAACCGGAGTTGGATTGGCAGCATTTGACGGCACAAACTGGACGACCTACAACACTTCCAACTCTGGCCTGCCTAATAACAGTATCCATTCATTAGCCATAGACGAAAACGGCACGAAGTGGATTGGAACCTCTCTTGGCGGATTGGCAGTATTTGACGGCGCCAACTGGATTACATACAACACTTCAAATTCGGGCTTGCTGGATAATTGGATTTATTCAATAGCCATAGACAAAAACGGCACGAAGTGGATTGGAACCTATTTTGGCGGGTTAGCAGCATTTAACGGCACAACCTGGACAACCTACAACACTTCAAATTCAGGATTGCCTGATAACACTATCAGGTCTGTAGCCATAAACGAAAGCGGTACGATGTGGCTTGGAACTTGGTTTGGCGGATTGGCAGTATTTGACGGCGCCAACTGGATTACATATGATACTTCAAATTCGGCTTTGCCTGTTAACCGTATCTTGGCAATAGCCATTGACGAAAACGGAACGAAATGGATTGGAACCTTGGGTGGCGGATTGGCAGTATTTGACGGAACAAACTGGACGACCTACAACACTTCAAATTCAGGCTTGCCGGATGACGACGTTATCACAATAATCATAGACGAAAACGGTACAAAGTGGATTGGAACCAGGGGTGGATTGGCAGCATTTGACGGTAATAACTGGACAACCTACAGCACTTCCAACTCTGGTCTGCCTGACGATTATATTGCGTCAATAGACATAGACCCAGATGGCGCCAAGTGGATTGGAACCAAGGGTGGATTGGCAGCATTTGACGGTACAAACTGGACGACCTACAACACTTCCAACTCTGGTCTGCCTGACGATTATATTGCGTCAATAGACATAGACCCAGATGGCACAAAGTGGATTGGAACTAATGATGGATTGGCAGCCTTTCATGGAACCGACTGGATGATTTATAATACTTCAAATTCGGGCTTGCCTGATAACATAATCGCCGCTTTAGTCATAGATAAAAATGGCACCAAGTACATTGGAACCTTTTTTGACGGATTGGCTCTTTATAATGAAAATGGTATTCCAGTAGGTGTAATGGAGTTCAACCTGCCAAATCAATCAATGGCAGTAAAAGTCTTTCCCAATCCTTTCACAACCAACATCATCATTGAATTTGACCTGCCACAAAATTCAATTGCTTCCATTCAAATTTTCAATTGCATCGGCGCAAAAATAGCCGAATTACACAATGACCTGCTGCCTGCCGGGCAACAACAATTTACGTGGGATGCAGGCAGCCTGCCAAAAGGAATTTATTTCTGCAAAGTGCAAACCGGCCAGAAAACCACTTCACAGAAAATCATCAAAATCAATT contains:
- a CDS encoding T9SS type A sorting domain-containing protein — encoded protein: LAGLENIAASSITNLYIANNTSLSTCDVQSICDYLVAPSETDTISNNAPGCNNPEEVIEECMVTVEEITPPESLSVFPNPANDRLTVQLILEKPEPIHLTVLNAAGQQMALITDDQPKAGDFRTEIDISKWPVGVYLCLVWVGQETLTQKIIKVQ
- a CDS encoding T9SS type A sorting domain-containing protein, with protein sequence MKTLFLFLAAMMILTYQTNAQNPQWLNYTNGDNIFALAEEGEFIWVGNNGGMVKLNKTNGETTFYNKANSGLPVNDVRSIAISENGTKWIGTFGSGLAAFDGINWTTYSTTNSGLPDDYIASIDIDPDGTKWIGTKGGLAAFDGTNWTTYNTSNSGLPYDNVRSIAIDKNGTKWIGTGVGLAAFDGTNWTTYNTSNSGLPNNSIHSLAIDENGTKWIGTSLGGLAVFDGANWITYNTSNSGLLDNWIYSIAIDKNGTKWIGTYFGGLAAFNGTTWTTYNTSNSGLPDNTIRSVAINESGTMWLGTWFGGLAVFDGANWITYDTSNSALPVNRILAIAIDENGTKWIGTLGGGLAVFDGTNWTTYNTSNSGLPDDDVITIIIDENGTKWIGTRGGLAAFDGNNWTTYSTSNSGLPDDYIASIDIDPDGAKWIGTKGGLAAFDGTNWTTYNTSNSGLPDDYIASIDIDPDGTKWIGTNDGLAAFHGTDWMIYNTSNSGLPDNIIAALVIDKNGTKYIGTFFDGLALYNENGIPVGVMEFNLPNQSMAVKVFPNPFTTNIIIEFDLPQNSIASIQIFNCIGAKIAELHNDLLPAGQQQFTWDAGSLPKGIYFCKVQTGQKTTSQKIIKIN